The Phoenix dactylifera cultivar Barhee BC4 chromosome 17, palm_55x_up_171113_PBpolish2nd_filt_p, whole genome shotgun sequence genome contains a region encoding:
- the LOC113462546 gene encoding uncharacterized protein LOC113462546, with protein MNPAEWWIHFGGSAKNLKRIAIRILSQTVSSSGCERNWSTFGLIYSKQMNRLTQKRLNDIVYVHYNLRLRLKCIQKEVELKYADPIYRTFTDDDDNPMLNWLAAQQQELELDEPGSPSRPASIIATEAMVDPQQWAERNIPRTPTAEMTWLEGSQSPHDWYDAPVQRDDPLMRGRGRSSTQSTRSGGRQSQQKRKRKGPNGECRGDLDQQR; from the exons ATGAATCCAG ctgaatggtggattcattttggcgGATCCGCAAAAAATCTTAAACGGATAGCTATTCGGATCCTCTCCCAAACGGTCTCCTCGAGTGGCTGTGAGCGCAACTGGTCCACCTTCGGCCTCATCTACAGCAAACAGATGAACCGTTTGACACAAAAACGCCTCAACGACATAGTTTATGTGCACTACAATCTACGGTTGAGGCTAAAATGCATTCAGAAagaagtggagctcaagtatgcaGATCCCATCTATAGGACTTTtacagatgatgatgataatcctATGCTCAACTGGCTTGCGGCCCAGCAGCAGGAGCTCGAGCTTGATGAGCCAGGATCGCCTTCACGACCAGCCAGCATCATAGCCACCGAGGCTATGGTCGATCCACagcaatgggctgagcgcaaCATTCCACGCACTCCTACAGCTGAAATGACGTGGCTAGAGGGGAGCCAGTCACCGCATGACTGGTACGATGCTCCCGTTCAGAGAGATGATCCTCTCATGCGAGGACGAGGACGCTCTAGTACCCAGTCGACTCGATCAGGAGGGCGTCAATcccagcaaaaaagaaaaagaaagggccccaatggagagtgtcgaggagacttggaccagcagcgatga